One window of Papaver somniferum cultivar HN1 chromosome 9, ASM357369v1, whole genome shotgun sequence genomic DNA carries:
- the LOC113312115 gene encoding uncharacterized protein At2g39795, mitochondrial-like: MATLSRMMNKAASSVIPLATRTPCRNYTSAIFTTPLKTSTAIKTVTGNSNLFRTTSIPTHRQFSALAKKKPDFDDTLLRVIDSEIVDAEEEAGDFEVGEAPSEFPFKIVDNDGAETITLTRNYQGEEIKVTVFKHDLSGDYEEGDEEDQDDQEANQGGEEVEEEAGSQPVDMVVTVTKKTGPTLEFDVMVEADEITINNLDVKNPNVSDEDIAYEGPEFSSLDAELQEAFHTYLEVRGIKPSIANFSHEYMVKKEHKEYTAWLKNLKNFIAN; the protein is encoded by the exons ATGGCGACTTTGAGTAGAATGATGAATAAAGCCGCATCTTCAGTAATCCCGCTAGCAACCAGAACTCCTTGTAGAAACTACACCTCTGCCATCTTCACTACCCCATTGAAGACCAGCACCGCCATTAAAACTGTCACCGGCAATAGTAATCTATTTAGAACAACTTCAATTCCAACTCATCGTCAGTTCTCTGCTCTAGCTAAGAAGAAACCAGATTTCGATGACACTCTTCTCAGAGTTATTGATTCTGAAATCGTTGATGCTGAGGAGGAAGCTGgagattttgag GTTGGTGAGGCACCAAGTGAGTTTCCATTCAAGATTGTGGATAATGATGGAGCTGAAACTATTACACTGACTAGGAACTATCAAGGTGAGGAGATCAAAGTCACAGTGTTCAAGCATGATCTCTCTGGTGATTATGAAGAGGGTGATGAGGAAGACCAAGACGACCAGGAAGCAAATCAAGGTGGTGAGGAGGTGGAAGAAGAAGCTGGTTCTCAGCCTGTTGATATGGTTGTAACTGTTACGAAAAAAACCGGTCCAACTTTGGAATTCGATGTTATGGTTGAGGCAGATGAAATTACAATCAACAATTTGGATGTCAAGAATCCAAATGTTTCGGATGAGGATATTGCTTACGAAGGACCTGAGTTCTC GAGTTTGGATGCGGAACTGCAGGAAGCTTTCCACACATATTTGGAAGTCAGAGGCATTAAACCAAGCATTGCCAATTTCTCACATGAATATATGGTTAAGAAAGAGCATAAGGAATACACTGCGTggttgaagaacttgaagaattTCATTGCCAACTAG